From the Thermococcus sp. 18S1 genome, one window contains:
- a CDS encoding asparagine synthase-related protein has translation MKVHHLYSGGKDSSLSAWILTRLGYDVRLVTVSFGLLDNWSFARETAERLGFEHQVVYLPEEILEKAADMAIKDGHPNNAIQFIHGRALEAIAAMPEVERVSDGTRRDDRVPFLDLPKARSLEDRFNVAYIRPLLGLGYKTIRELTEKLFVVEIRESEELEKADYEVELRHLLRERGIDPLEIFPKRHYQSRVLGWKEKGI, from the coding sequence ATGAAGGTTCACCACCTCTACTCCGGCGGAAAGGACTCAAGCTTGAGCGCGTGGATTCTAACCAGACTCGGCTACGATGTGAGACTGGTAACCGTCAGCTTCGGCCTCCTTGACAACTGGAGCTTTGCCAGAGAGACCGCAGAAAGGCTCGGCTTCGAGCACCAGGTCGTCTATCTGCCAGAGGAGATTCTGGAGAAAGCCGCGGACATGGCGATCAAAGACGGCCACCCTAACAACGCGATTCAGTTCATCCACGGGAGGGCCCTCGAGGCTATAGCGGCGATGCCTGAAGTCGAGAGAGTCAGCGATGGGACAAGGAGGGACGACAGGGTACCTTTCCTCGACCTGCCGAAGGCTCGCTCCCTGGAGGACCGCTTCAACGTCGCTTACATAAGGCCCCTCCTCGGCCTCGGCTACAAGACGATACGGGAGCTGACTGAGAAGCTCTTCGTCGTTGAAATCAGGGAGAGCGAGGAGCTGGAGAAGGCCGACTACGAGGTCGAGCTGAGGCACCTGCTGCGCGAAAGGGGAATCGACCCTCTGGAGATATTCCCGAAGAGGCACTACCAGTCGAGGGTTCTCGGCTGGAAGGAGAAAGGGATTTAA
- the rpl18a gene encoding 50S ribosomal protein L18Ae, translated as MEVKVFRVKGVFERNGKRERFTREYRGLKAEDVVEILYSEVGSKHRVPRNKIWIESVEEIKPEEAENPIVRKLSGL; from the coding sequence ATGGAGGTTAAGGTCTTCCGCGTTAAGGGCGTTTTCGAGAGGAACGGAAAGAGGGAGAGGTTCACCAGGGAATACCGCGGTCTCAAGGCCGAGGATGTCGTTGAGATACTCTACTCCGAGGTCGGCAGCAAGCACCGCGTTCCGAGGAACAAGATATGGATCGAGAGCGTCGAGGAGATAAAGCCCGAAGAGGCCGAGAACCCGATAGTCAGAAAGCTCAGCGGGCTCTGA
- a CDS encoding translation initiation factor IF-6: protein MHIERLDFENSPYLGVYGTATDRLALIREGLGEKKLEVLREVLKVPLIETSIMKSRIVGIFAAGNSNAMIVPWYAWDAELEKINGQLKEYGIDTEIVPFQSTLTAFGNLILANDRAALVSAKFSREEAKRLEDVLGVEVERGMIGDFHAVGSVGVVTNRGGLVHPEATDEELEWLRDLFKVDIYVGTANMGVPFVGSCMLANSHGVVVGHLTTGPEIVKIEEALGFLD from the coding sequence ATGCACATAGAAAGGCTCGATTTTGAGAACTCTCCATATCTTGGCGTTTACGGCACCGCCACCGACAGGCTAGCCCTTATCAGGGAGGGCCTCGGCGAGAAGAAGCTCGAGGTTCTCAGGGAGGTTCTCAAGGTTCCACTCATTGAAACGAGCATAATGAAGTCCCGCATAGTGGGTATATTCGCGGCCGGGAACTCCAACGCAATGATCGTCCCCTGGTACGCGTGGGACGCAGAGCTGGAGAAGATAAACGGCCAGCTCAAAGAGTACGGGATTGATACCGAGATAGTCCCGTTCCAGAGCACCCTCACAGCCTTCGGCAACCTCATCCTCGCCAACGACAGGGCGGCGCTGGTGAGTGCAAAGTTCAGCCGCGAGGAGGCCAAGAGGCTCGAGGATGTACTCGGCGTCGAGGTCGAGAGGGGCATGATAGGTGACTTCCACGCGGTTGGAAGCGTTGGAGTGGTCACCAACAGGGGCGGACTCGTTCACCCCGAAGCGACCGACGAGGAGCTCGAGTGGCTCCGCGACCTGTTCAAGGTTGATATCTACGTCGGAACCGCCAACATGGGCGTTCCCTTCGTTGGTTCCTGCATGCTGGCGAACTCTCACGGTGTCGTCGTTGGGCACCTGACCACCGGACCCGAGATAGTGAAGATTGAAGAAGCCTTGGGCTTCCTTGACTGA
- a CDS encoding 50S ribosomal protein L31e, with protein sequence MIKPGEEVIFVVPIKKIKKRVPRWKRAPRAAKFVREWIARHAKADEVIIGTDVNEKLWERGAEKPPNKLRVKVVVEEEEGKRIAKVSLA encoded by the coding sequence ATGATCAAGCCCGGAGAGGAAGTCATATTCGTCGTTCCCATCAAGAAGATAAAGAAGCGCGTTCCGCGCTGGAAGAGGGCCCCGAGGGCTGCCAAGTTCGTCCGCGAGTGGATAGCCAGGCACGCCAAGGCCGACGAGGTCATCATCGGCACCGACGTCAACGAGAAGCTCTGGGAGCGCGGAGCGGAGAAGCCGCCCAACAAGCTCCGCGTCAAGGTCGTTGTCGAAGAGGAAGAGGGCAAGAGGATTGCCAAGGTCTCCCTCGCCTGA
- a CDS encoding 50S ribosomal protein L39e — translation MARNKPLAKKLRLAKAAKQNRRIPVWVIVKTNRKVMTHPKRRMWRRTKLKE, via the coding sequence ATGGCGAGAAACAAGCCGCTTGCGAAGAAGCTCAGACTTGCCAAGGCCGCCAAGCAGAACAGGCGCATTCCGGTCTGGGTCATCGTCAAGACCAACAGGAAGGTCATGACCCACCCGAAGAGAAGGATGTGGAGGAGGACCAAGCTTAAGGAGTGA
- a CDS encoding methylmalonyl-CoA mutase has protein sequence MTFDKEKLAKIREEEKRWDETTVKKFIEKRPERKEKFMTDDGFEIKRTYTPADLGEDWDYLEKLGFPGEYPFTRGVYATMYRGRFWTMRQYAGFGTAEESNRRYKYLLEQGQTGLSVAFDLPTQIGYDSDHPMSEGEVGKVGVAIDSLWDMRVLFDGIPLDKVSTSMTINSTAANLLAMYILVAEEQGVQPNQLRGTVQNDILKEYIARGTYIFPPQPSMRLTTDIIMYCAEHVPKWNPISISGYHIREAGANAVQEVAFTLADGIEYVKAVIDRGMDVDKFAGRLSFFFNAHNNFLEEIAKFRAARRLWAYIMKEWFNAKNPRSMLLRFHTQTAGSTLTAQQPENNIVRVAIQALAAVLGGTQSLHTNSYDEALSLPTEKSVRIALRTQQIIAYESGVVDTIDPLGGSYYIEWLTDHIYEEALKYIEKIQKMGGMMRAIERGYIQKEIAESAYKYQREVEEKKRIIVGVNEFIVDEPLDVEILKVDPSIREKQVERLKKLRSERDNKKVEEALDKLRKAAETEDENLMPYIIEAHRHLATLGEVTDVLREVWGEYRAPLIF, from the coding sequence ATGACTTTCGATAAGGAGAAGCTCGCGAAGATTAGGGAGGAGGAAAAGCGCTGGGACGAAACGACGGTTAAAAAGTTCATCGAGAAGAGGCCCGAGAGAAAGGAGAAGTTCATGACCGACGACGGTTTTGAAATAAAGCGCACCTACACTCCCGCTGACCTCGGCGAGGACTGGGATTACCTCGAAAAGCTCGGCTTCCCCGGTGAGTACCCGTTCACCCGCGGTGTCTACGCCACCATGTACCGCGGCCGCTTCTGGACCATGAGGCAGTACGCCGGTTTCGGAACCGCTGAAGAATCCAACAGGCGCTACAAATACCTCCTCGAGCAGGGGCAGACCGGTCTGAGCGTCGCCTTTGACCTGCCGACCCAGATAGGTTACGACTCCGACCACCCGATGAGTGAGGGTGAGGTTGGAAAGGTCGGTGTCGCCATCGACTCCCTCTGGGACATGCGCGTCCTCTTCGACGGAATCCCGCTCGACAAGGTTTCGACGAGCATGACCATAAACTCGACCGCGGCAAACCTCCTCGCCATGTACATCCTCGTTGCCGAGGAGCAGGGCGTCCAGCCAAACCAGCTCCGCGGAACCGTTCAGAACGACATCCTGAAGGAGTACATAGCGAGAGGAACCTACATATTCCCGCCGCAGCCGAGCATGAGGCTGACCACTGACATCATCATGTACTGCGCCGAGCACGTGCCGAAGTGGAACCCGATTTCAATAAGCGGCTACCACATCCGCGAGGCCGGTGCCAACGCGGTTCAGGAGGTTGCGTTCACCCTCGCCGACGGTATTGAGTACGTTAAGGCCGTCATAGACAGGGGCATGGACGTTGACAAGTTCGCCGGAAGGCTGAGCTTCTTCTTCAACGCCCACAACAACTTCCTTGAGGAGATAGCCAAGTTCAGGGCCGCGAGAAGGCTCTGGGCATACATCATGAAGGAGTGGTTCAACGCCAAGAACCCGCGCTCAATGCTCCTGCGCTTCCACACCCAGACGGCTGGTTCAACGCTCACCGCCCAGCAGCCGGAGAACAACATAGTCAGGGTCGCCATACAGGCTCTCGCAGCTGTCCTCGGCGGAACACAGTCACTTCACACCAACTCCTACGATGAGGCTTTGAGCCTTCCGACCGAGAAGAGCGTGAGGATAGCCCTCAGGACCCAGCAGATCATCGCCTACGAGAGCGGTGTCGTTGACACCATAGACCCGCTCGGAGGCTCGTACTACATCGAGTGGCTCACCGACCACATCTACGAGGAGGCCCTCAAGTACATCGAGAAGATTCAGAAGATGGGCGGCATGATGAGGGCCATCGAGAGGGGCTACATCCAGAAGGAGATAGCGGAGAGCGCTTACAAGTACCAGAGGGAAGTTGAGGAGAAGAAGCGCATCATCGTCGGCGTCAACGAGTTCATCGTTGATGAACCGCTCGACGTTGAGATACTCAAGGTCGACCCGAGCATCAGGGAGAAGCAGGTCGAGAGGCTCAAGAAGCTCCGCTCCGAGCGCGATAACAAGAAGGTCGAGGAGGCCCTCGATAAGCTCAGGAAGGCGGCCGAAACCGAGGACGAGAACCTCATGCCCTACATCATCGAGGCCCACAGACACCTCGCGACCCTCGGCGAAGTTACGGACGTCCTCCGCGAGGTCTGGGGCGAGTACAGGGCACCGCTGATATTCTGA
- a CDS encoding ABC transporter permease, whose product MSDELKPFQSALWVVFESEFRRLVRSRKLKVLFLVTFFPAFIYLLSPNASGTGVDAMLKSFQALMLDLVPNYWLGIIGQLIAIILMSDLLAGEIDRGTIRVLLARPVRLSEVVMAKFLAGLGALAVLFGVPYTVIWLYNPVVYDTGADGLWKGLPDFLLAMGATLLVLAALGALAMLISVIITRPLYASLATFGVVFLLQFLLPQIPYVKNPERYTLGYQTVVLLKAGFDKVDLSAFVGNPSHTAVFFGAVVALFLATAWAVLVNRDFPE is encoded by the coding sequence ATGAGCGATGAGCTGAAGCCCTTCCAGAGCGCCCTCTGGGTGGTCTTTGAGAGCGAGTTCAGGAGATTGGTTCGCTCAAGGAAGCTCAAGGTTCTCTTCCTTGTCACGTTCTTTCCCGCGTTCATCTACCTCCTCAGCCCGAATGCCTCAGGAACCGGTGTTGATGCCATGCTCAAGTCGTTTCAGGCACTCATGCTCGACCTGGTCCCCAACTACTGGCTCGGCATAATCGGCCAGCTCATCGCGATAATCCTCATGAGCGACCTCCTCGCGGGCGAGATAGACAGGGGGACGATAAGGGTGCTGCTTGCGAGGCCGGTGAGGCTCAGCGAGGTTGTCATGGCTAAGTTCCTCGCGGGACTCGGTGCCCTCGCGGTTCTCTTTGGGGTTCCCTACACCGTCATCTGGCTCTACAACCCGGTAGTTTACGATACCGGCGCGGACGGTCTCTGGAAGGGCCTGCCCGACTTCCTTCTCGCCATGGGAGCGACGCTCCTAGTTCTGGCCGCCCTCGGAGCACTGGCGATGCTGATTTCGGTCATCATAACGCGCCCGCTCTACGCCTCGCTGGCTACCTTCGGAGTTGTGTTCCTCCTCCAGTTCCTCCTGCCCCAGATTCCCTACGTTAAAAATCCAGAACGCTATACCCTTGGCTACCAGACGGTGGTTCTGCTGAAGGCCGGGTTCGATAAGGTTGACCTGAGTGCCTTCGTCGGAAATCCCTCTCATACGGCCGTCTTCTTCGGCGCCGTTGTGGCTCTCTTCCTGGCCACTGCCTGGGCGGTGCTCGTAAACCGCGACTTTCCCGAGTGA
- a CDS encoding ABC transporter ATP-binding protein, whose translation MSTYIIETEKLTKFFGRMNVVYHLNLRVPKGAVYGFLGPNGAGKTTTIKMLTGALKPTYGEIRIFGLDMPGERVEIMRKVGYMPEKPLAYEDMTIFEFLTYMGRLLGLPKEEAIKQTRELMAYTGVGKLAFNRIRELSSGQRQRVTFAMALLGNPELLILDEPTSNLDPLGRMEFIGKVLELAKAGKTIFISSHIVSEIERMCNHVGLIKDGQLIEQGRVRDLVNVEGTDYDVVVSDNGKLLEFLKDKVYVREAWEEEGILRVKLDERFAERFFFELPAFLAEEGLALKLFKSHTSPLERILMKRFNVGWKE comes from the coding sequence ATGTCCACTTACATCATCGAGACTGAGAAGCTCACCAAGTTCTTCGGCAGGATGAACGTTGTGTACCATCTCAACCTCAGGGTTCCCAAAGGTGCGGTCTACGGCTTTCTAGGCCCCAACGGCGCCGGGAAGACCACCACAATAAAGATGCTTACAGGGGCTCTGAAGCCGACCTACGGCGAGATAAGGATCTTTGGTCTCGATATGCCGGGTGAGAGGGTCGAAATAATGCGGAAGGTCGGCTACATGCCCGAAAAGCCCCTCGCGTATGAAGACATGACGATCTTCGAGTTCCTGACGTACATGGGCCGTCTCCTTGGACTTCCGAAGGAGGAGGCAATAAAGCAGACTAGGGAGCTGATGGCCTACACGGGAGTTGGAAAACTGGCCTTCAACAGGATAAGGGAGCTCTCAAGCGGCCAGAGGCAGAGGGTTACCTTTGCCATGGCCCTCCTCGGAAACCCGGAACTTCTGATTCTCGACGAGCCCACGAGCAACCTTGACCCTCTCGGGAGAATGGAGTTTATCGGCAAGGTTCTGGAGCTGGCCAAGGCCGGAAAGACCATCTTCATAAGCTCGCACATAGTCAGTGAGATAGAGAGGATGTGCAACCACGTCGGCCTGATCAAGGACGGCCAGCTCATCGAACAGGGGCGCGTTAGGGATCTGGTGAACGTTGAGGGGACTGATTACGACGTTGTTGTCTCGGACAACGGGAAGCTCCTTGAGTTCTTGAAGGACAAGGTCTACGTAAGGGAAGCCTGGGAAGAGGAAGGGATCCTCAGGGTGAAGCTCGACGAGAGGTTCGCGGAGCGGTTCTTCTTTGAGCTGCCCGCCTTTCTGGCCGAGGAGGGACTCGCCCTCAAGCTCTTCAAGTCCCATACGAGTCCGCTGGAGAGAATCCTGATGAAGCGCTTCAACGTGGGGTGGAAGGAATGA
- a CDS encoding MBL fold metallo-hydrolase, giving the protein MIIGNVGLDSSAKLAFQSHAHTDHFVSGEVIYSTRATKFLSHLRKGGFYREIEFGKRFYLGDFKAKLYPAGHMLGSAGIKLWLENGTLFYTGDTKWFKLRTAEKSRFPGADFLVIEATFGVPHFTFPTPREAEKKLIAFVEEALERGKRPVLYVNQMGKAQEVMKILDLHGYTVKASREMIKVARVYSKFGLSFGNISTDGEVVLRSYRSPRVENSLSPWELTVSGFGRLKLSNHADFWELMRIVERVKPERVFTVYGFAEEFARILRGLGYDATHIEPNESFKF; this is encoded by the coding sequence ATGATAATAGGTAACGTCGGCCTCGACAGCTCCGCAAAGCTCGCCTTCCAGAGCCACGCCCACACCGACCACTTCGTCAGCGGCGAGGTTATCTACTCCACCAGGGCGACCAAGTTCCTCAGCCACCTCAGGAAGGGCGGCTTTTACAGGGAAATCGAGTTCGGAAAGAGGTTCTACCTCGGCGATTTCAAGGCGAAGCTCTACCCAGCTGGCCACATGCTCGGCTCGGCCGGTATAAAGCTGTGGCTCGAAAACGGGACGCTGTTCTACACCGGCGACACCAAGTGGTTCAAGCTCAGAACGGCCGAGAAGAGCCGCTTCCCGGGTGCGGACTTCCTGGTAATCGAGGCCACCTTCGGCGTTCCGCACTTCACGTTTCCAACACCGAGGGAGGCCGAAAAGAAGCTGATAGCCTTCGTCGAGGAAGCCCTTGAAAGGGGCAAGAGACCTGTTCTCTACGTCAACCAGATGGGGAAAGCCCAGGAGGTCATGAAAATACTCGATCTTCACGGCTACACCGTCAAAGCATCGAGAGAGATGATCAAGGTGGCGCGCGTTTATTCGAAGTTCGGCCTCTCCTTCGGCAACATATCGACCGATGGCGAGGTCGTCCTGCGTTCCTACCGCTCGCCCCGGGTTGAGAACTCCCTCTCCCCCTGGGAGCTTACGGTTTCCGGTTTTGGGAGGCTTAAACTCAGCAACCACGCCGATTTCTGGGAGCTGATGAGGATCGTGGAGAGGGTAAAGCCGGAGAGGGTTTTCACGGTTTACGGCTTCGCCGAGGAGTTCGCAAGGATCCTCCGGGGACTCGGCTACGATGCCACACATATAGAACCCAACGAAAGCTTTAAATTTTAG
- a CDS encoding Hsp20/alpha crystallin family protein — protein sequence MVWRRDRYWDPFDLMREIQEEIDAIFRDIMRGPRLWSTGEPERYEFVGETWREPFVDIFDRGDRFGITVELPGVRKEDIKLRVTEDTVYLEAQVRREKELETEGAIRIERYYSGYRRIIRLPEKVIPEKTKARYNNGVLEIEIPKKKPSKGEGEGFEVKIE from the coding sequence ATGGTCTGGAGGAGGGACCGCTACTGGGACCCCTTCGACCTGATGAGGGAGATTCAGGAGGAGATCGACGCCATCTTCAGGGACATCATGCGCGGACCGAGGCTCTGGAGCACCGGGGAGCCCGAACGCTACGAGTTCGTGGGTGAAACGTGGAGAGAGCCCTTCGTGGACATCTTCGACCGCGGTGACAGGTTCGGCATAACCGTCGAGCTCCCCGGCGTCAGGAAGGAGGACATCAAGCTCCGCGTTACGGAGGACACCGTCTACCTCGAAGCCCAGGTGAGGCGCGAGAAGGAGCTTGAAACCGAGGGGGCCATAAGGATCGAGCGCTACTACAGCGGTTACAGGAGGATCATCAGGCTCCCCGAGAAGGTCATCCCGGAGAAGACCAAGGCGCGCTACAACAACGGCGTCCTTGAGATAGAGATACCCAAGAAGAAGCCGAGCAAGGGCGAGGGCGAAGGCTTCGAGGTTAAGATCGAGTAA
- a CDS encoding CDC48 family AAA ATPase: MTEKREVKLKVASAYQRDVGRGIVRIDRKAMRDIGVQSGDIIEIIGTKNTAAVVWPAYPEDEGLGIIRMDGTIRKNSGVGLGDEVTVRKAEVKEAKKVIVAPTEPIRFGHDFVEWFHSRLVGRPVVRGDYIKVGILGQELTFVVTATTPAGIVQITEFTEFTVSEKPVKEVSKTAALGVTYEDIGGLKDVIQKVREMIELPLKHPEIFEKLGIEPPKGVLLYGPPGTGKTLLAKAVANEANAHFIAINGPEIMSKYYGESEERLREVFKEAEENAPAIIFIDEIDAIAPKREETHGEVEKRVVSQLLTLMDGLKSRGKVIVIAATNRPDAIDPALRRPGRFDRELEVGVPDKAGRKEILQIHTRGMPIEPEFRKGRVIEILEELERNDAYRESAERALMKVKDAKDAEIPEILKGIDEKLYDEVKARLIDGLLEELAEVTHGFVGADLAALAREAAMAALRRLIKEGKIDFEAEHIPKEVLEELRVTRKDFYEALKMVEPSALREVLLEVPNIRWDDIGGLEDVKEELREAVEWPLKYPEAFMGLGITPPKGILLYGPPGTGKTLLAKAVANESEANFIAIKGPEVLSKWVGESEKNIREIFRKARQAAPTVIFIDEIDAIAPRRGTDVNRVTDRLINQLLTEMDGIQENSGVVVIAATNRPDIIDPALLRPGRFDRLILVPAPDEKARLEIFKVHTRRVPLAEDVSLEELAKRTEGYTGADIEAVVREAAMLAMRRALQEGIIRPGMKADEIRGKVKVTMKDFEEAMKKIGPSVSEETMEYYRKIQEQFKQSRG; encoded by the coding sequence ATGACCGAAAAGAGAGAGGTCAAGCTCAAGGTTGCCTCTGCCTATCAGCGTGACGTTGGCAGGGGAATAGTTAGGATAGACCGCAAAGCCATGCGCGATATTGGAGTCCAGAGCGGTGATATCATCGAGATAATCGGAACCAAGAACACTGCCGCCGTCGTCTGGCCGGCCTATCCGGAGGACGAAGGGCTGGGCATCATCAGAATGGATGGAACCATAAGGAAAAACTCTGGCGTCGGCCTCGGCGATGAGGTTACGGTGAGAAAGGCCGAGGTCAAGGAAGCAAAGAAGGTCATCGTAGCCCCGACCGAGCCGATTCGCTTCGGCCACGACTTCGTTGAGTGGTTCCACAGCAGGCTCGTCGGAAGGCCCGTCGTTAGAGGGGACTACATCAAGGTCGGCATCCTCGGCCAGGAGCTGACCTTCGTGGTCACCGCGACGACTCCAGCCGGAATAGTCCAGATAACCGAGTTCACCGAGTTCACGGTCAGCGAAAAGCCGGTCAAGGAGGTCTCCAAGACTGCCGCGCTAGGAGTGACCTACGAGGACATAGGCGGCCTCAAGGACGTCATCCAGAAGGTCAGGGAGATGATTGAGCTTCCGCTCAAGCACCCGGAGATATTCGAGAAGCTCGGTATCGAGCCGCCGAAGGGTGTCCTGCTCTACGGTCCGCCTGGAACCGGTAAGACTCTCCTCGCAAAGGCCGTAGCGAACGAGGCCAACGCCCACTTCATAGCCATCAACGGGCCGGAGATAATGAGCAAGTACTACGGCGAGAGCGAGGAGCGCCTTAGGGAGGTCTTCAAGGAGGCCGAAGAGAACGCGCCGGCGATAATCTTCATAGACGAGATTGACGCCATCGCCCCCAAGAGAGAGGAGACCCACGGCGAGGTCGAGAAGCGCGTCGTCAGCCAGCTGCTCACCCTGATGGACGGTCTCAAGAGCCGCGGAAAGGTCATAGTTATCGCCGCCACCAACAGGCCGGACGCCATAGACCCGGCACTGAGGAGGCCCGGAAGGTTCGACCGCGAGCTTGAGGTCGGGGTTCCCGACAAGGCCGGCAGGAAGGAGATACTCCAGATACACACGAGGGGAATGCCCATCGAGCCCGAGTTCAGAAAGGGCAGGGTCATCGAGATACTGGAGGAGCTGGAGAGGAACGACGCCTACCGCGAGAGCGCCGAGAGGGCCCTGATGAAGGTTAAGGATGCCAAGGACGCGGAGATTCCTGAGATACTCAAGGGCATAGACGAGAAGCTCTACGACGAGGTCAAGGCCAGGCTCATCGATGGACTCCTTGAGGAGCTGGCTGAAGTCACCCACGGCTTCGTCGGTGCCGACTTGGCCGCACTCGCGAGAGAGGCAGCGATGGCAGCACTCAGGAGGCTCATCAAGGAGGGCAAGATAGACTTCGAGGCAGAGCACATACCCAAGGAAGTCCTTGAGGAGCTCAGGGTCACCAGGAAGGACTTCTACGAGGCGCTGAAGATGGTCGAGCCGTCAGCCCTCAGGGAGGTGCTCCTTGAGGTTCCGAACATCCGGTGGGACGACATCGGCGGCCTTGAGGACGTGAAGGAGGAGCTCCGCGAGGCAGTTGAGTGGCCGCTCAAGTACCCGGAGGCCTTCATGGGACTCGGAATCACTCCGCCGAAGGGCATACTCCTCTACGGTCCGCCCGGAACGGGTAAGACACTCCTCGCAAAGGCCGTGGCAAACGAGAGTGAGGCGAACTTCATAGCCATCAAGGGTCCAGAGGTGCTGAGCAAGTGGGTCGGCGAGAGCGAGAAGAACATCAGGGAAATATTCAGGAAGGCGAGACAGGCGGCTCCGACGGTGATATTCATCGACGAGATCGACGCTATCGCTCCGCGCAGGGGAACCGACGTCAACCGTGTCACCGACAGGCTCATCAACCAGCTGCTCACGGAGATGGATGGAATCCAGGAGAACAGCGGCGTCGTGGTTATAGCGGCCACCAACAGACCGGACATCATAGACCCGGCCCTGCTCAGACCGGGTAGATTCGACAGGCTCATACTCGTTCCAGCGCCGGACGAGAAGGCCAGACTGGAGATATTCAAGGTTCACACCAGAAGGGTTCCACTGGCCGAAGACGTCAGCCTCGAAGAGCTCGCCAAGAGGACCGAGGGCTACACCGGTGCCGACATCGAGGCCGTGGTGAGAGAGGCTGCGATGCTCGCTATGCGCCGTGCACTGCAGGAGGGCATCATCAGGCCCGGCATGAAGGCCGACGAGATAAGGGGGAAGGTCAAGGTAACGATGAAGGACTTTGAGGAGGCCATGAAGAAGATAGGCCCCAGCGTGAGCGAGGAGACGATGGAGTACTACAGGAAGATTCAGGAGCAGTTCAAGCAGTCGCGCGGTTGA
- a CDS encoding transposase translates to MNVRRLEVLFALTLILMMYIYPLTLIGLWLLMGELPEYREAIKRSLIVFIASLPLYGAKIALGISGWSKTLGITPVEASPAVINTVHVVFLALQFLSLYFLYRALSRMSDDTGAEMLKTGGLMLLVAIPLHFATITAYFVATWMGLILIIYGLEQTVGPPNIGRA, encoded by the coding sequence ATGAACGTTAGAAGACTTGAGGTTCTTTTCGCGCTCACGCTGATTCTGATGATGTACATCTATCCGCTGACCCTCATAGGCCTCTGGCTCCTCATGGGAGAGCTTCCGGAGTACAGGGAGGCCATCAAAAGGTCGCTCATCGTTTTCATCGCTTCACTCCCCCTCTACGGAGCTAAGATAGCCCTCGGAATCTCCGGATGGAGCAAAACCCTCGGAATAACTCCCGTGGAAGCGAGCCCCGCGGTGATAAACACGGTCCACGTGGTCTTTCTGGCCCTGCAGTTCCTGAGCCTCTACTTCCTCTACCGCGCCCTCTCCCGGATGTCCGACGACACCGGTGCGGAGATGCTGAAGACGGGTGGGCTCATGCTCCTGGTTGCCATACCGCTCCACTTCGCCACGATAACCGCGTACTTCGTTGCAACGTGGATGGGGCTAATTCTGATAATCTACGGGCTTGAGCAGACGGTCGGCCCGCCCAACATCGGGAGGGCGTAG
- a CDS encoding M67 family metallopeptidase: protein MRLIIRQVDLKEIIKMTEKSDVEICGFLFGRREGNDFIVKEIHFIPNRLNSPTAFEMEPLAMVKAIDGAEERGLEVVGIFHSHLKCPPRPSGRDLRGMRLWPVVWLIVDEKGNYGAFVLEGDKIREVGVEVV, encoded by the coding sequence ATGAGACTGATAATCCGACAAGTGGATTTAAAAGAGATCATCAAAATGACAGAAAAGAGCGACGTCGAAATATGCGGCTTCCTCTTCGGGAGGCGGGAAGGGAATGACTTCATAGTCAAAGAAATCCACTTCATTCCCAACAGGCTGAACTCGCCCACCGCCTTCGAGATGGAGCCGCTTGCGATGGTGAAGGCCATAGACGGGGCCGAAGAACGGGGCCTTGAGGTTGTCGGAATCTTCCACTCCCACCTGAAGTGCCCGCCGAGACCGAGCGGCAGGGACCTAAGGGGCATGAGGCTCTGGCCGGTCGTCTGGCTGATAGTCGACGAGAAGGGGAACTATGGGGCCTTTGTGCTAGAAGGGGACAAAATTCGGGAGGTAGGAGTTGAGGTCGTCTGA